CAAGCCGGAACGGCCCGTTTTGCTGTTCTGGCGCCAAAATGGAGCCGGCAACCGCTACGCCGCCGAGGGCGCGGCACCCGCAGGTCGTACACTCTCGAACTGCCGGTAGAGGACCAGGGAGATCGCGCCAAGACCCCAGAGCAGCACGGCCAGCCGCACCAAGCCGCCGACGAAGGGCACAGTGCCGGCCACTTTCAAGAGCGTCAGCCCCAGGGCCATGCGCGCAATCAGCGCCCAGGTGTCGCCCGCGGGGCCGAGCAGCCACTTACCCACAACGGCGCCAACCACGATCTGCGAAGAATAGATTGCGACACCCCACAGGATCACGGCGGCCACACCGAGGGGGATGCCCACGATGGTGACACATGCCAGGACGGCCGCGACAGGCACGCTGCAAAGCACCAGAATGCCCAAGCCCAGCGAGACGCCATAATGATCGGCGGAGTCCACGGTCTCCCGTGCGAAGCGCGGCACGAGCAGGAAGAGCACCAAGCCGAACAGCAAGGTGGCCGCGAGCCAGATGCCTCTCCAGATGAGATGCCCGGTGTGCCGGGCCCTGGCCTCCCTCTCGGCTTTGTGAAACTCGAGGGGAGAGGAGAGCTGGGCCTGTGAAGAAACTTCCGGCGCTCTTTCTCCGGAAAAGTACGCCTTGCCCTGAATCTGCGCGGTGGGTCCGACGCTCAGATAGTGCCCGCGCATCTTCAGATTGCCGCCGATGGAGCCGGTGAGTGAGGTACGGCCCACAAAGGCAAAAACATCGCGAGCGATCTTCCCGTCCAGGGAAGCGCTGCCGGTAAACATGGTCAAGCCGCCGCCGATCCTGGCGTTGGAATCCAGATCCAGGACATCCGTGGCCGAAGTGACGTTGCGACCCACGGTTCCGCTGAGCGTGAGCGTGTTCGTGGCCACGCGGACATTGCCGTCCACCTGGCCGGTGATGCGGACCGTGCGCACAAAAGCGAGGACGTCGCCGGTGACGTGGCCACTTACGTCCAGCGCTTCGCCGAACACTAGGAGGTCGCCGTCCACGGTGCCGTCAATGCGCGTGCGCCCGGCGGCGACGTACAGGTCGTTCTTGATGACTTCGTCCTTGCCGAGCGTGTAGGTCTGCTCGTG
This is a stretch of genomic DNA from Terriglobia bacterium. It encodes these proteins:
- a CDS encoding zf-HC2 domain-containing protein codes for the protein MSRREDDRDDQPHGRAADHLDEMTCLLYLEGQLEPARARQVSAHTEECPGCRTLLRALERESRLLTRSLVEDDEPLPARLAAAPGRHVRSMQWLWGAVFGLAATGAYAFYSGYIEPWITQLDQAGFGGTNLLGLLVFQGAFWKGWQSMFSLIEMLALVIVAGTGLFCVRRWMRRGSALALVLTGLCAAAAFPAPAGAAEIRHEQTYTLGKDEVIKNDLYVAAGRTRIDGTVDGDLLVFGEALDVSGHVTGDVLAFVRTVRITGQVDGNVRVATNTLTLSGTVGRNVTSATDVLDLDSNARIGGGLTMFTGSASLDGKIARDVFAFVGRTSLTGSIGGNLKMRGHYLSVGPTAQIQGKAYFSGERAPEVSSQAQLSSPLEFHKAEREARARHTGHLIWRGIWLAATLLFGLVLFLLVPRFARETVDSADHYGVSLGLGILVLCSVPVAAVLACVTIVGIPLGVAAVILWGVAIYSSQIVVGAVVGKWLLGPAGDTWALIARMALGLTLLKVAGTVPFVGGLVRLAVLLWGLGAISLVLYRQFESVRPAGAAPSAA